A part of Nocardioides sp. WS12 genomic DNA contains:
- a CDS encoding sec-independent translocase gives MFGIGFGELVVIAVLAVLVFGPDRLPELAQQAGKFVRQLRKFANNARDELRTELGPEFADLELTDLDPRAIVRKHIADAMAELDELEDAIRSDDETPKQVPLDAGERPPYDVDAT, from the coding sequence GTGTTCGGAATCGGATTCGGCGAACTCGTCGTGATCGCGGTCCTCGCGGTCCTGGTCTTCGGCCCCGACCGGCTGCCCGAGCTCGCCCAGCAGGCGGGCAAGTTCGTCCGTCAGCTCCGCAAGTTCGCCAACAATGCGCGCGACGAGCTGCGCACCGAGCTCGGCCCCGAGTTCGCCGACCTCGAACTCACCGACCTGGACCCGCGGGCCATCGTGCGCAAGCACATCGCCGACGCGATGGCCGAGCTCGACGAACTCGAGGACGCCATCCGCAGCGACGACGAGACGCCCAAGCAGGTACCCCTCGACGCCGGCGAACGGCCGCCGTACGACGTCGACGCGACCTGA
- a CDS encoding LysM peptidoglycan-binding domain-containing protein has product MKQTLSHARIRVRGALLWTAVTATAVTLGRLALTEACALATAPGPDFASLLVQLCSVVALVALAVLWCLTTDVVRHALRPGTSTQPPPRRVGPLRGLLLAACGVAAFSTTTTAAAFGHEGPDAPLGTEALDGLPLPDRATGGGPAEAPADALVVRVRPGDSLWTIAARELGPGASAAQVTSYWHRIHAANADVIGSDPDLLLPDQQLHLPAR; this is encoded by the coding sequence ATGAAGCAAACGCTGAGCCACGCCCGCATTCGCGTGCGCGGCGCGCTCCTCTGGACGGCCGTCACCGCCACCGCCGTGACGCTCGGTCGACTGGCCCTGACCGAGGCGTGCGCCCTGGCCACCGCACCGGGTCCGGACTTCGCCTCCTTGCTCGTCCAGCTCTGTTCCGTGGTGGCCCTCGTCGCCCTGGCCGTGCTCTGGTGCCTCACCACGGACGTGGTGCGCCACGCCCTTCGCCCGGGTACGTCGACGCAGCCGCCGCCGAGGCGAGTGGGGCCCCTGCGCGGCCTCCTGCTCGCCGCGTGCGGCGTCGCGGCGTTCTCGACGACCACCACCGCAGCCGCGTTCGGCCACGAAGGACCAGACGCTCCGCTCGGCACCGAGGCACTGGACGGACTGCCGCTGCCCGACCGGGCCACGGGCGGCGGCCCCGCCGAGGCGCCGGCCGACGCGCTGGTGGTGCGGGTCCGGCCGGGCGACTCGTTGTGGACCATCGCCGCCCGGGAGCTCGGTCCGGGCGCGTCGGCGGCCCAGGTGACGTCGTACTGGCACCGGATCCATGCCGCCAACGCCGACGTGATCGGCAGCGACCCCGACCTGCTGCTCCCCGACCAGCAACTGCACCTGCCTGCCCGCTGA
- a CDS encoding DUF6752 domain-containing protein, whose product MSKRDELEQLRTRVTGLEAEIAELRRHHLRLAEIADVVQELVIPMASRDEARIAEAIEKFQRAQ is encoded by the coding sequence ATGAGCAAGCGGGACGAACTCGAGCAGCTGCGGACACGCGTGACGGGTCTGGAGGCCGAGATCGCCGAGTTGCGACGCCACCACCTGCGTCTGGCCGAGATCGCCGACGTCGTCCAGGAACTGGTCATCCCGATGGCGAGTCGCGACGAGGCCCGCATCGCCGAGGCCATCGAGAAGTTCCAGCGCGCCCAGTGA
- a CDS encoding methyltransferase domain-containing protein, whose translation MRRKVALAVAELRGLAASSRGTRVIAVDPVGVTTVARGADRVVDVLFDDRRIWSFWLVRDTVRLPNGQRQAAWPQRMRRFLDGHSRITVRDHVSDEVLYDGELAFGDAETRIAFVNAAGLEISLDKSGRFSPTFSVRSPEQLLPLLDAIEQVTEMLKDIGINAFPAYGTLLGAVREGTFLGHDSDADLGYVSSYSTPVDVIRESFALQRAVVERGFATFRYSGGAFRIDVRESDGSVRGLDLFGGFFDHGMLYLLGEVGTPFEEEWLYPFGTCSLMGREFSCPARPEKLLEAMYGPSWKVPDPAYKFETPQPVVDRFNSWFRGTSALRRPWQRELNARGGRPPGATPSDLAELVAADVAPGTRVLDVGAGDGRDALWFARQGLATTAYDFVPQGARGALKVARAEGLPLEVRTLNLTEWRSPLAEIARISRIAEPRVIVARHLFDSTNNVGREALARFAAGALRGGGRLYADVWTGAGEPDFGLRPLALGRLVALIEAQGGTVVSTTEYEAGADRPRAIGRLVAEWA comes from the coding sequence GTGCGTCGCAAGGTCGCGCTGGCTGTCGCGGAACTTCGTGGACTGGCCGCCTCCTCTCGCGGTACGCGGGTGATCGCAGTGGATCCCGTCGGTGTCACGACCGTTGCCCGGGGCGCCGACCGGGTGGTCGACGTCCTCTTCGACGATCGCCGGATCTGGTCCTTCTGGCTGGTCCGGGACACGGTGCGCTTGCCCAACGGACAACGGCAGGCAGCCTGGCCGCAGCGCATGCGCCGCTTCCTCGACGGCCACAGCCGGATCACCGTGCGCGACCACGTCAGCGACGAGGTCCTGTACGACGGCGAGCTCGCGTTCGGCGACGCGGAGACCCGGATCGCGTTCGTCAACGCGGCCGGGCTGGAGATCAGCCTCGACAAATCCGGTCGGTTCAGCCCGACCTTCTCGGTCCGCAGCCCGGAGCAGCTCCTGCCGCTGCTCGACGCGATCGAGCAGGTCACCGAGATGCTGAAGGACATCGGCATCAACGCCTTCCCGGCCTACGGCACCCTGCTGGGAGCGGTCCGCGAGGGCACCTTCCTGGGGCACGACTCGGATGCCGACCTCGGCTACGTGTCGTCGTACTCCACCCCGGTGGACGTGATCCGGGAGTCGTTCGCGCTGCAACGCGCCGTGGTCGAGCGCGGGTTCGCCACCTTCCGTTACAGCGGCGGGGCGTTCCGGATCGACGTCCGCGAATCCGACGGCTCGGTGCGCGGCCTCGACCTGTTCGGTGGCTTCTTCGATCACGGGATGCTCTATCTCCTCGGCGAGGTGGGCACCCCGTTCGAGGAGGAGTGGCTGTATCCCTTCGGCACCTGCTCCCTGATGGGTCGGGAGTTCAGCTGCCCCGCCCGCCCCGAGAAGCTCCTCGAGGCGATGTACGGACCGAGCTGGAAGGTGCCGGACCCGGCGTACAAGTTCGAGACCCCGCAGCCGGTGGTCGACCGGTTCAACAGCTGGTTCCGCGGTACGTCGGCCCTGCGCCGCCCGTGGCAACGCGAACTGAACGCCAGGGGCGGTCGCCCGCCTGGTGCGACACCGTCGGACCTCGCCGAACTGGTGGCCGCCGACGTGGCGCCGGGAACCCGGGTGCTCGACGTCGGCGCGGGCGACGGGCGCGACGCGCTGTGGTTCGCGCGGCAGGGCCTTGCCACCACTGCCTACGACTTCGTGCCCCAGGGCGCACGGGGGGCGCTGAAGGTGGCCAGGGCCGAGGGCCTGCCGCTGGAGGTCCGCACGCTCAACCTGACGGAGTGGCGCTCGCCCCTTGCAGAGATTGCGCGGATCTCGCGGATCGCCGAGCCCCGGGTCATCGTGGCCCGGCACCTGTTCGACTCCACCAACAACGTCGGGCGCGAAGCGCTCGCGCGGTTCGCGGCCGGAGCCCTGCGGGGAGGCGGCCGACTTTATGCTGACGTCTGGACCGGCGCCGGCGAGCCCGACTTCGGTCTCCGCCCCCTCGCGCTGGGCCGTCTCGTCGCGCTGATCGAGGCGCAGGGTGGGACCGTGGTGTCGACCACGGAGTACGAAGCGGGCGCCGACCGGCCCCGTGCAATCGGACGACTGGTAGCGGAGTGGGCATGA
- a CDS encoding Rv3235 family protein, which translates to MPVSTPELIGVRLPVPVTATQGTLALALLPRHAPPEMVAPGSRPGATVVPIDRRLRHTIAEWTHRFTQAALEIVGGDRPSSQLLRWTSPDVYADLRRRAQLVARAGGHQPGLARVQPVRPRVQSVHSCFVTDDIVECGVHVRHGERSRAIAVRFERTGQRWICTALDFS; encoded by the coding sequence ATGCCCGTCTCCACACCCGAACTCATCGGCGTCCGACTCCCCGTGCCGGTCACCGCCACCCAGGGCACGCTCGCCCTGGCCCTGCTCCCCCGGCACGCGCCGCCCGAAATGGTGGCGCCCGGCTCCCGGCCCGGCGCGACCGTGGTCCCGATCGACCGCCGACTGCGGCACACGATCGCCGAATGGACCCACCGTTTCACTCAGGCCGCGCTCGAGATCGTCGGCGGCGATCGCCCCTCGTCCCAACTGCTGCGCTGGACCTCGCCCGATGTCTACGCCGACCTGCGGCGGCGTGCCCAACTGGTCGCCCGGGCCGGCGGCCACCAGCCCGGCCTCGCCCGGGTCCAGCCGGTCCGCCCGCGGGTCCAGAGCGTCCACTCGTGCTTTGTCACCGATGACATCGTGGAGTGCGGGGTCCACGTGCGCCACGGAGAACGCTCGCGCGCGATCGCGGTGCGCTTCGAACGGACCGGCCAGCGCTGGATCTGCACGGCCCTCGACTTCTCCTGA
- a CDS encoding P-loop NTPase yields the protein MTALSTVNDPEIKKPITELGMVESVDIAPGDGGSVVTVNALLTVAGCPLKETITRDVTAAVTAVPGVTGVQVNLGVMSSEQRTGLHATLRGGAAAREITFAQPGSLTKVFAIASGKGGVGKSSVTVNLALALAKAGRKVGVVDADIYGHSVPAMLGVADSRPTQVDDLIMPVPTPSGVSVISIGMLKPKRDQVVAWRGPMLDRALVQMLADVYWGDLDVLLLDLPPGTGDVAISLGQHLPGAEVVVVTTPQEAAAEVAERAGTMASMMHQRVVGVIENMSYLPCPHCTPEGKEHRLEIFGSGGGDRVADTLSKRFGYDVPVLGRIPLDITLREGGDAGKPIVDSNPTAPAAQALNDIADRLDGRGRGLAGMQLGLTPSNKF from the coding sequence ATGACCGCGCTGAGCACGGTCAACGACCCGGAGATCAAGAAGCCGATCACTGAACTCGGCATGGTCGAGAGTGTCGACATCGCTCCCGGCGACGGCGGATCCGTCGTGACGGTCAACGCCCTGCTCACCGTCGCGGGTTGCCCGCTCAAGGAGACCATCACCCGTGACGTGACGGCCGCGGTCACCGCAGTGCCCGGCGTCACCGGCGTCCAGGTCAACCTCGGCGTGATGTCCTCCGAGCAGCGCACCGGCCTGCACGCGACGCTCCGTGGCGGCGCGGCCGCACGCGAGATCACCTTCGCGCAGCCCGGCTCGCTCACCAAGGTCTTCGCCATCGCCTCCGGCAAGGGCGGCGTCGGCAAGTCCTCGGTCACCGTCAACCTCGCCCTGGCACTCGCGAAGGCCGGCCGAAAGGTCGGCGTCGTCGACGCCGACATCTACGGCCACTCGGTCCCTGCCATGCTCGGTGTCGCGGACTCGCGCCCGACCCAGGTCGACGACCTGATCATGCCGGTGCCGACTCCCTCGGGCGTCTCGGTGATCTCGATCGGCATGCTCAAGCCGAAGCGTGACCAGGTCGTGGCCTGGCGTGGACCGATGCTCGACCGGGCCCTGGTCCAGATGCTCGCCGACGTCTACTGGGGCGACCTCGACGTCCTGCTGCTCGACCTGCCCCCGGGCACCGGTGACGTGGCCATCTCGCTGGGCCAGCACCTGCCCGGCGCGGAGGTGGTCGTCGTGACCACACCGCAGGAGGCCGCCGCCGAGGTGGCCGAGCGCGCCGGCACGATGGCCTCGATGATGCACCAGCGCGTGGTGGGCGTCATCGAGAACATGAGCTACCTCCCCTGCCCCCACTGCACGCCCGAGGGCAAGGAGCACCGCCTCGAGATCTTCGGGTCGGGTGGCGGCGACCGCGTGGCCGACACGCTGTCGAAGCGCTTCGGGTACGACGTCCCGGTGCTCGGCCGGATCCCCCTCGACATCACGCTGCGCGAGGGCGGCGACGCCGGCAAGCCGATCGTCGACTCGAACCCGACGGCTCCGGCCGCCCAGGCTCTCAACGACATCGCCGACCGCCTCGACGGACGCGGCCGCGGGCTGGCCGGCATGCAACTCGGCCTCACGCCGAGCAACAAGTTCTGA
- a CDS encoding endonuclease/exonuclease/phosphatase family protein, with amino-acid sequence MPDDSGKHRHSRRADLLPVLAVVLLGALMLGIATLWDGGLPDSASDAAKDPAAAAAALDPETSDETRPRNDREERATDGSIIEGVEDSALLRDVKAAEAEVKKVRMETATFKIATFNLLGNNYTAPGGSRASWPDAGPRASMTVGLIRAHGADLVGVQEARAPQYAAVKGGLGWDAYSKPGDTDNGIMWNPGVFELVAADNFQIPYNGGHRAQSIVRLRHKESRREFYVLNMHTTSGRTGSRTASRNAGLRIAADYVNSLKSEKVPIFLIGDMNDRGNFYCQVIPRTGLVAAQGGGGTCGSAPRMRPVDWITGYGGVSFSGYVDDFSAEHRRISDHPIVVANATLVGSKN; translated from the coding sequence ATGCCCGATGACTCCGGGAAGCACCGGCACTCACGACGGGCAGATCTCCTGCCCGTCCTTGCTGTCGTGCTCCTGGGAGCCCTGATGCTCGGCATCGCGACGCTGTGGGACGGCGGGCTGCCGGACTCGGCGAGCGACGCCGCCAAGGACCCGGCGGCGGCCGCTGCGGCACTCGACCCGGAGACCTCGGACGAGACCCGGCCCCGCAACGACCGCGAGGAACGCGCCACCGACGGCAGCATCATCGAGGGCGTGGAGGACTCCGCCCTCCTTCGCGACGTCAAGGCGGCCGAGGCCGAGGTCAAGAAGGTCCGCATGGAGACGGCGACCTTCAAGATCGCCACCTTCAATCTTCTCGGCAACAACTACACCGCCCCCGGAGGCTCGCGGGCCAGCTGGCCCGACGCGGGTCCTCGTGCGTCCATGACGGTCGGCCTGATCCGCGCCCACGGCGCGGACCTGGTGGGCGTCCAGGAGGCGCGGGCGCCGCAGTACGCCGCCGTCAAGGGCGGGCTCGGCTGGGACGCCTACTCCAAGCCCGGCGACACCGACAACGGCATCATGTGGAACCCCGGTGTCTTCGAACTCGTCGCCGCCGACAACTTCCAGATCCCCTACAACGGGGGTCACCGGGCCCAGAGCATCGTGCGGCTGCGCCACAAGGAGAGCCGGCGCGAGTTCTACGTCCTCAACATGCACACCACGTCGGGGCGCACCGGATCCCGCACCGCCAGTCGCAACGCTGGTCTCCGGATCGCCGCCGACTACGTGAACTCGTTGAAGTCCGAGAAGGTGCCGATCTTCCTGATCGGCGACATGAACGACCGCGGCAACTTCTACTGCCAGGTGATTCCGCGGACCGGGCTGGTTGCGGCCCAGGGCGGCGGCGGCACCTGCGGTTCAGCGCCCCGGATGCGGCCCGTCGACTGGATCACTGGCTACGGCGGCGTGAGCTTCAGCGGGTACGTCGACGACTTCTCCGCCGAGCACCGACGGATCAGCGACCACCCGATCGTCGTCGCCAACGCGACGCTCGTCGGCTCCAAGAACTGA
- a CDS encoding DUF1003 domain-containing protein, producing the protein MSDTRRTRDRLDTPREERRQLVKKPTFNRDAFGVFAEQFARFMGTATFLIYMTLFVLAWVGWNVLAPDDWRWDNYPFIFLTLMLSLQASYAAPLILLAQNRQEARDRVIGEQDRQADARAHADMEFLAREVASLRMSVGEVATRDFLRSELRTLLSELDDRAEERAESHEDGGDGA; encoded by the coding sequence ATGAGCGACACGCGCCGCACCCGCGACCGGCTGGACACCCCGCGCGAGGAGCGCCGCCAGCTCGTCAAGAAGCCGACCTTCAACAGGGACGCCTTCGGCGTCTTCGCCGAGCAGTTCGCCCGCTTCATGGGGACGGCGACCTTCCTGATCTACATGACGCTGTTCGTCCTCGCGTGGGTCGGCTGGAACGTGCTGGCACCCGACGACTGGCGCTGGGACAACTACCCGTTCATCTTCCTGACCCTGATGCTGAGCCTGCAGGCGTCGTACGCCGCACCCCTGATCCTGCTCGCACAGAACCGCCAGGAGGCCCGCGACCGGGTGATCGGGGAGCAGGACCGGCAGGCCGACGCACGGGCCCACGCCGACATGGAGTTCCTCGCCCGTGAGGTGGCCTCGCTGCGGATGTCGGTGGGCGAAGTGGCCACCCGCGACTTCCTGCGCTCCGAACTGCGGACCCTCCTTTCCGAGCTCGATGACCGCGCCGAGGAACGTGCCGAGTCTCACGAGGACGGCGGCGACGGCGCGTAA
- a CDS encoding CBS domain-containing protein, with protein MSTTPSRVFAARLVGLPIFDPQGDQVGKVRDLVVTMRTEGTQPRVLGIVAEVFGRRRIFVPMTRVTNIDSEHVYTTGLVNMRRFEQRSTETLVMGQMLDRTVTITSSGIAGTVYDVAMEPARTRDWVLSRVAVREPSKGLRRRGQTHVVEWRDVVGITRTDDRQGATHLVAALNEMRPADAASILHDLPADRRTAVALALDDERLADILEEMPDTDQVEILKGLEAERAADILEEMSPDDAADLVRDLPPETAEILLRLMEPDEAEDVRRLMKYVENTAGAMMTPEPVILGPDATIADALAHVRNPELTPALAALVYVCRPPLEAPTGKLLGVAHIQRLLREPPSTLVAGALDDSMQWLSPEATIDEVAAHLATYNLVAAPVTDENGRLIGAVTVDDLLDHMLPTNWRDRAPRPGGTGR; from the coding sequence GTGAGCACCACCCCGTCCCGCGTGTTCGCGGCCAGGCTGGTCGGACTCCCGATCTTTGACCCCCAGGGCGACCAGGTCGGCAAGGTCCGCGACCTGGTCGTCACCATGCGTACCGAAGGCACCCAGCCGCGCGTCCTCGGCATCGTCGCCGAGGTCTTCGGTCGGCGACGGATCTTCGTGCCGATGACGCGCGTCACCAACATCGACAGCGAGCACGTCTACACCACCGGCCTGGTCAACATGCGCCGCTTCGAGCAGCGCTCGACCGAGACACTCGTCATGGGCCAGATGCTCGACCGCACCGTCACCATCACCAGCAGCGGCATCGCCGGCACCGTGTACGACGTCGCGATGGAGCCCGCGCGGACCCGCGACTGGGTGCTCAGCCGGGTGGCCGTCCGCGAGCCGTCCAAGGGTCTCCGGCGCCGCGGGCAGACCCATGTCGTCGAATGGCGTGACGTCGTCGGCATCACCCGCACCGACGACCGTCAGGGAGCGACCCATCTGGTCGCGGCGCTCAACGAGATGCGGCCCGCCGACGCGGCGAGCATCCTGCATGACCTGCCGGCCGATCGTCGTACCGCGGTGGCGCTGGCGCTGGACGACGAGCGGCTCGCCGACATCCTCGAGGAGATGCCCGACACCGACCAGGTCGAGATCCTCAAGGGCCTCGAGGCCGAGCGGGCCGCGGACATCCTCGAAGAGATGTCGCCCGACGACGCAGCCGACCTGGTCCGCGACCTCCCGCCCGAGACCGCCGAGATCCTGCTCCGGCTGATGGAGCCCGACGAGGCCGAGGACGTCCGGCGGCTGATGAAGTACGTCGAGAACACGGCCGGCGCGATGATGACGCCCGAGCCGGTGATCCTGGGTCCCGACGCGACGATCGCCGACGCCCTCGCGCACGTACGAAACCCCGAGCTCACCCCGGCCCTCGCAGCGCTGGTCTACGTCTGCCGCCCGCCCCTGGAGGCACCCACCGGCAAGTTGCTGGGCGTCGCGCACATCCAGCGCCTGCTCCGCGAGCCACCGTCCACCCTGGTCGCCGGCGCCCTGGACGACTCCATGCAGTGGCTCAGCCCGGAAGCAACCATCGACGAGGTCGCGGCCCACCTGGCGACGTACAACCTGGTGGCGGCTCCGGTGACCGACGAGAACGGGCGCCTGATCGGCGCGGTCACCGTGGATGACCTGCTCGACCACATGCTCCCGACGAACTGGCGTGACCGCGCGCCCCGGCCCGGAGGCACGGGTCGATGA